The DNA window TGAATCACTTCATACTAAACTTCATTTATCCTCTTTTGTCCAAATTAAAATTCAAGATTGCATACATTGGTCATGACATCACTCATGAACTGGCGTGTAGATAAGCTCCACTTGGTGAAAGGGTGGTTGTACAGGATCCCAGCCGCCGGGCTGACCTGACTCCAGGCTTAGTCTGGATTGGAAGGGGAGCCTGCGGTGCTTTGCCTCAGGCACCCCTCTCTATCGTGCGAAAGTCAGTGGTCAGCGCTGCCTGCCCTGTGTTACTCCTGAGGGCTAAGTGTCTTTCCAGTTTTACCCTACTCATCACCTTAACTgatttgcacacacacacacacacacacacacaccagggccataaaatttacatttgtatGATGTTGTTGTCGTCACTGGTTGCCCTCCACAACCCCAAACCTCCAACTTCCCCCGGTCTACTTGGATGCTAGAATTTACGCTGTCTTTGTTGTCTCATAAGGTTGAACATCAGATTCGCCTCTTCAGAGAGCAAAACTACGTTGACACAACTACTTCGATATATAATACTAATATTACGTCAGTGGGTCTCAAGGAAAAGTACATTTGAACAAGAATGTCCTCCACAGCATTTTAAACGAGTCCAGACTCTTCAGACAATGTCCAAACAAAGAAAGCTTGAGTTTTATACCCAGTCCTTGGGACTACAAGTAGATTACGAGTAGAAActttaactatttatttttataagagGTGAAGTTAAAGTCAAATTATACCATAAACAGGTAATCAGTGCAAATACAATACAACAGGAGAGACGTGAGCTCCTCTGTTACAGCCAGGAGTTTTGGACCAACTAATAAAGGACTTTCTgttgatacatttttaagagACAGTCTGCATCTAATCAACATTATCTCGTCTTTGCCCTCATCGTTCCTTTGGTCTGCTGTGGCCCTAATGCTACGATGTAGAGCTTTAAACCTTAGAGCAAATGAAGTTCAGTTCCTCTGTGTCGTTTCTTTGGAACCATCTATGTTCTCCTCCAGCCTGCATGGCTCCAGACGTGTTACAGTTGTTCATCCATCCTGCTGAGGTCGAGTTCTGATAGCTGATCATCTCCTTacagacccagaaccagaaatTAAGAGTGCAGTTGAAGCGCAGACCCAACCAGACAAAAGGAGTCGATGCATTCTTGGTTTTCTCCTGGATCCATCTCTGATCATCCATGTTGGTGATGGTGACCAGGTCATCATAATGGTGGGGATCTCTGCAGTAGGTCAAGGCGTCcttccaggttttattttctttgatcaGGATCACTTTATCTGTCAGAGAAGATCACAGGACAATCAAAATAATTCACACTTTAGGTTTTAGGTTTAACCACAGTGAGATACAACatggagaaacaaaaatgtatcttAATTGAGGGAAGATTTTGaaattttaactgttttagtaatttgagaaatataaaatgaatatCTACTGTATATAAGTAGAATGTTTGTCCAATGATTGTCCCATATCAGTGACTGGCTCTCCAGTAACTCTCTGGTTTTAAACACTGGTAAGACAGAAACTATGATTATTGCTCCCAGTCACTTGCACCAAAATATCAGCCAGACAATTGCATCTTTCTGCCTGTTAGTAAaatcaaaggtaaaaaaaaaatctaggtGTCACATGTGATTCATCCTTAGGTTTCGACTCTCACATTAAGGCTGTTTCCCGATcctgtttctgtcatttaagaaacatttctaaaattagaCCAATGGTCTCCAGAGTTGACCTGGAGAAAATCATTCATGATTTTGTGCCATCTCGTCTGCACTACTGTAGCGACCTTTTTTACTGCCTGGATAAATCCACAATTTCACGTTTGCAATCAATACAGAACGCAGCAGCCAGACTTCTCACCAAATACAGTAAATTATGTGAAATCGTTCCTGTTCTATAGTCATTACACTGGCTTCCAGATGATTTTAGAATTCATTTTGAAGTTCTTGTGCTGACATTCAGAGCATTACATGGCCAGGCCCCTGATtttctttgtcagtttttaACTATCTGCTGGTCTTCGTTCTGAATCTTTTGGTTGTTTCACAAACATGGTTAAAAACTAAAGGGGACCAGGCCTTTCAGTCGGTGACACCAAGGCTGTGGAACAGTTTGCCCTTACAGCTCCGTTTTGCTGACTCTgtggaaatttttaaaaagcaactaaaagcattttattttcccagGCTTTAATCTCttgattttattatgttttttatgttggttttatgttttgaatgGTTTTAAGGTTGATTTCTATTGTACAgtgctttgtgattttatgtctgtGAAAAGCGCTTTAAAAACTTTACTTACTCACTTACTTTCTAGATGAAtacattaatttgtttattttttattttttttgccacacagcattaagcactttgaattgccttgttgctgaaattgtGCTATATCAATAAAATTACCTTCTTTTATTGTGGGAATATCTATTAGAACATCTCACCATCATAACAGATGAAGGGTTTTCTTTCAGTGCAGTTCTCATTCTTCCATCTGCCTCCATCATCAAACACAGTCATGGCACATTGACCACTGTTGATTCTCTGATTATCAAACTTCAGATTCCAGTGTCTGAAAGAGAAACTGCTTCCATCTGACCACCTCCAGGTGTCTCTGAACAGACCggtaaaaatatatgtatatcttCCCACAGAGCTGGTTTCTTTCTTCACTTCTTCATCCTGTAGTTGCTTCGTTCCACTGATCAGGTCTGTGTGATTCTCTCTGCAGTAACTCTGAGCTTCtgtccagtttttattttctcgaATCAAGTGGAATTTCTTTGACGAATTACTGTCTGTGAAATAGACAAAGTGTGAAGATCGATCaatctaaagattttttttccccgcagaatacaattttaaatcagaagttggaacaacaacaacattttcaagtaactGAATCACTCAaagttccattttttttctcatgataaatgtaacatttttagtctttctttttacttttaatacattTCCATCTACAATCCTGAATTTCACTTAAGTCTTAAATTTCAAATGTTCTCACCGTTAtagcagagaaaataaagattttcattACAGGATATGTCGTCCCACTTCAGGTAATTCCATAGGATTCCACAGTTCTGCATCCCTCTATAATCATTTGGTTCTCCTGGGCTCCAGTTTGTCTCACTTTCATTGAACTCCACTCCAGGTAGAGACCAGAACCATGTTCTGATACCATTTGTTTGATCATTCAGACCAATCCAAGCTTCACTCTGATCTCCAGCTGAGATGTTGATGAGTCTCTTCATGTCCTTCATGTTAGTCACTGTGGCCAGGTCAGCGTGATTCTCTCTGCAGTACTGCTGAGCTTCAGTCCAGGTTTTATTCTCATTAATGTAGTGATACTGATAGAGCTGACAAATCATTGCATAACATTGAcctgaaacagcagaaaatgttggTGAAGTTAATCATGAGGATGTTATAAAGTGGAACATGGCAATTAGATCATAGattttatgctattttttttcaacatgtcTTTGTTACCATATATTGGTCCTCTACGAGAAAATTAAGCtgtattgtattattttaaaaaaccctgCAACATAATTCATGTAGAGATACTTACTCATCCAAATGAGCAGAAGCAGATTCCACTTCATATTTGCTGTTAGACGTTGTATCTGATGTTgtcttttcacagatttgcCTCTGATGGAGAAAGCatgtaaaatttgaaaaataaattgtaacatttaaaaaaggctAAGCTAAGATAAAAACTCGGTCTTCATAGAAACTTTCTTGAAGATTTATAATAATTTGATAAAGATTTACTTAGGATTTTACCAATATGTCTATTTTAGTGTTTTAGGGACGCACAGAAGATACTTGTGtcatgaagcctaggcgcaaattcaaactggaagactcttttatccccaccggtaCCTGCTAATTGAAGCGACCCGCCTACAGACGTCGGCCaatcaacgctggaccaagccacgtcacgtccaatcaccgtcCAAGTCCCAGTTGATAATGACCTCCATCCATGgcgtccttcgctctccagccgagctcaacccaacACCACCCCCTCGTcttttctccgtctgagtctctccagattgaactACCATAATAAGTAAAATAACCACACTTTAAGAACCTTCTCAAAAAGATATACAACTTAATTTAAATCAGTAGTTCCCAAAGTTTTTTGGggccccctatggattacaataaaatcccccccaaacaagaaaaaaaataaatctaaggGCACACACCTCGTTCAACCGctcaacaggtattttgttttcaaactccactgaagtttatttcacacttcaggttgcaacaaaactacaaaccatctttacagtgaaacccTTTTGTGTAaccgtttttctttttcattcatccataccgcttccccCGCTTCCCCTACAATGGCACGGCGCCCTCCCccagggggcgcgccccacactttgagAACCACTGACTTAAATTGACCATCACTTCATTAAAGCTTCTGTTAATTTAAGAAGCAGGAACAACAAAGTACTACAAATATTAATGCTGATATcaagaataaagaaagaaaacatccaatAAATACATATCCTTTAGCCGATATATAAATGGATACACagctaatgaaaaaaataattaacagtgTGAGCTGAGGATAAAAACTTACGTCTGCAGCAGTGGTTATGTTGTCTTAATGTTGGCTCAATGGCTGTTCAGTTCCATCTGACATAACTTTTGTAGGCTTGGGCTTTTGGTGGGAGGAATTTGAATAttcaaaatttaacaaaaatgaaatgatatTTCAGTTTCCTTATTTGTAGCATCAATAGTGTAGTTTCACATATATAACTTCCACAGTGAATGAAACATTAAGTTGACGTTAAGATATCATCTGGTACTGCTGTTCATTGGAAGATTTATAAAGTGAGAGAGTAAAGAAATGTCAAACGCAAGTCATATAGCAAGTCCATGTAGCCTTGCTATATGAAAGAAGTAGACAGATATTTCCTCAGAacatgagggaaaaaaaactttcccaGGTTTTGCTTTGAATAACATTGAAAGAACCATTTGTTTGGAAACACATCAGACTGGTTAGATGGAACAGCCCTCATTTACATCTCAGAGGTTTCACTCTGCAGCAGATGAAGCTGCTTActgtagggttttttttatcctggATCTCATGTATAGCTTCCATTCAACACCGATGTCAGTAttaaatattagaatattaaaaCATGGCGGCTAAAAATCTTCATTAGTCACAGAATTCAGTCAGCGGTACTGTTATGGCAACAGATCCAATATCTATGTCATTCCTTAGACGGTGAAAGTGAAGGACTCGTGCAAACCgtgaatttaacaaaaaatctttatctgtaaaaaaaaaaaatgcaaatacaaaaatgacGACAAATCAGttttacaagtaatttttcctTTGTTCCAAAAAATACATAGCTTACacggtcaaaaactgtattGCGCCTTGTCTAAGCAATCCGTCAATAGTTTTTCTAATACGGCCCGACAGGAAGTAAgcctttcaaaacaaaactaaatttcacaataaaaatggCCTAAATAAATATCAATCTTCTTAAAGTGTGTTACAAAAGTCTTAATAAGaagaaatgaaaccaaaatcatCTCAAGTTATTGTTTTGACACTACTTGGTGATTTGAGTGCATTCTAGTTGAAAGTCGGAAAACAAGTGGGATTTTCTAGCTGCTAACTGGAGCTAGCTAAACAAGCAGGGATCCGTTTCTCTTCCTCTGACGCAATCACATGTTTAAGAAACAGGTTCACAAACAGAGATTTTACATTACAGTTTGCCACTAGTTTGAAATGGAAATTGatatataaacaacaaaaataaagaaataatcttttCATGCAACACATACTAGGTTTTATACGTGCAGAAGCCATGTTCAAATTTAACTTGGGGTTAGTCCTGAGATTTTTCACTTTCACAGTTCAATTCCCCGCTTCAGGCTTCAGGATGCATcgattttttataaaaatttaattttaaaaaattgattaCACCAGAGGCATTAATAATTCACTAAAACAGGATGGTGCTTTACCATGCAGGACCCTGAAAGTTGAAGTCAGGATAAATTTGGGCTCCTGAACCGCAGTGAATCACGTCGCTTGATGTAGGAAATGCATTATGGGATGTTTGCCTAAGTACGTTTCTGTAAGCCATTCAACTTACAAAACACTTTGCCCTATGATGCCCTATGATGCATCACATCATACAGAGGAGTGGAGATAAGAGAAATCTGCATCCTTGTATCTAGGCCAAGTAATCAGCCttgcatttttatatatatatttttttgaagtgTTCAGTGTTGCCAAGCCATAAGCATTTCAGTTGGCACCACCGCACTACAACATCTCCTTCAGTTTCTGACTCAACCCCTCCACGCAGCTTTTCAGGGGTTCTCCAAAGACGCACGTCTCCACCGACGGTGGATCTGAACATGAATTAATCATCGAATCAACAAGACATAACTTAATTCTGGAGGATGCTGTAGGTGAAACAGAACCGTATGTAGAGCACGATAATCGCAGGGTGAGTCGTGCAG is part of the Xiphophorus hellerii strain 12219 chromosome 9, Xiphophorus_hellerii-4.1, whole genome shotgun sequence genome and encodes:
- the LOC116725327 gene encoding C-type mannose receptor 2-like, giving the protein MKWNLLLLIWMSQCYAMICQLYQYHYINENKTWTEAQQYCRENHADLATVTNMKDMKRLINISAGDQSEAWIGLNDQTNGIRTWFWSLPGVEFNESETNWSPGEPNDYRGMQNCGILWNYLKWDDISCNENLYFLCYNDSNSSKKFHLIRENKNWTEAQSYCRENHTDLISGTKQLQDEEVKKETSSVGRYTYIFTGLFRDTWRWSDGSSFSFRHWNLKFDNQRINSGQCAMTVFDDGGRWKNENCTERKPFICYDDKVILIKENKTWKDALTYCRDPHHYDDLVTITNMDDQRWIQEKTKNASTPFVWLGLRFNCTLNFWFWVCKEMISYQNSTSAGWMNNCNTSGAMQAGGEHRWFQRNDTEELNFICSKV